One Polyangiaceae bacterium DNA segment encodes these proteins:
- the tesB gene encoding acyl-CoA thioesterase II yields the protein MSQVLHELVQLLSLERIEENLFRGQSQDLGWGNVFGGQVLGQALSAAQQTVGPSRSIHSFHSYFLRTGDAKKPIVYDVDPIRDGKSFTTRRVVAIQSGKPIFSMAASFQVPEDGFEHQDEKPDAPSPDGLKSEADLAREAADRIPKMLRERALSEKPIEIRPVNPQNPLAPDRRAPQRKVWYRAAARLPDVPTVHQYLLAYASDFNLVGTSMQPHGVSWLSPRMQVASLDHAMYFHRPFRFDEWLLYVIDSPSASGARGLARGQFFTQSGVLVASTVQEGLIRQWPES from the coding sequence ATGAGCCAGGTCCTCCATGAGCTGGTGCAACTGCTCAGCCTCGAGCGCATCGAAGAGAACCTGTTCCGCGGGCAGAGCCAGGATCTGGGCTGGGGCAACGTGTTCGGGGGCCAGGTGCTGGGGCAAGCCCTGTCGGCTGCTCAGCAAACCGTCGGACCGTCGCGAAGCATCCACTCCTTTCACAGCTACTTCTTGCGCACGGGCGACGCCAAGAAACCCATCGTCTACGACGTGGACCCGATTCGCGACGGCAAGAGCTTCACCACGCGTCGGGTCGTCGCCATCCAGAGCGGCAAGCCCATCTTCAGCATGGCTGCTTCTTTCCAGGTGCCCGAAGACGGCTTCGAGCATCAAGACGAGAAGCCCGACGCCCCGAGCCCCGACGGCTTGAAATCCGAAGCGGACCTCGCGCGCGAAGCGGCCGACCGAATCCCAAAGATGCTTCGCGAGCGCGCGCTCTCCGAAAAGCCCATCGAGATCCGTCCCGTGAATCCCCAGAATCCACTGGCTCCGGATCGGCGCGCTCCGCAGCGCAAGGTCTGGTACCGGGCGGCGGCGCGCTTGCCCGACGTACCAACGGTGCACCAGTACTTATTGGCCTATGCGTCGGACTTCAACCTGGTGGGCACGTCGATGCAACCCCACGGCGTGAGTTGGCTCTCGCCTCGGATGCAGGTCGCGAGCCTCGACCACGCCATGTACTTCCATCGGCCCTTCCGCTTCGACGAGTGGCTGCTGTACGTGATCGACAGCCCCAGCGCCTCGGGTGCACGCGGCTTGGCACGAGGTCAGTTCTTCACGCAGTCCGGCGTGCTGGTCGCTTCCACCGTGCAAGAGGGGCTGATCCGTCAATGGCCCGAGTCCTGA
- a CDS encoding endonuclease/exonuclease/phosphatase family protein — MKSWLSLLAALLLLGCGDDELVVKRPPEPFKVMSFNVLCSLCATPDHDPWEMRLEMFRDVFDRHDPDLLGIQELTPLGDEVGLFLDRLSGHSAIYFAPDDGLSYPDAAIFYRRSRFSVIESGEYWLSPTPDVPNSSGFAKPQLPRLVVWARLKDNAGDRELYFATTHFDNNTPSQAMSAPLVKERTKPFVGTLPVMLVGDFNSKPAVEAFQTLTTDAGDGFAFADTQPLAESWSTISNQDPAPSYDLADRIDHIFVAGDQTTWSVSRWQADLTVYPPNDRYPSDHFPIVAELDYAKR, encoded by the coding sequence ATGAAATCGTGGTTGTCGCTGCTTGCTGCGCTGCTGCTGCTCGGGTGCGGAGACGACGAGCTGGTGGTGAAGCGCCCGCCCGAGCCCTTCAAGGTCATGTCCTTCAACGTGCTCTGCTCGCTGTGTGCGACCCCGGATCACGATCCTTGGGAGATGCGTCTCGAGATGTTCCGCGACGTCTTCGATCGCCATGATCCCGATCTGCTGGGCATTCAGGAGCTGACCCCGCTCGGTGACGAAGTCGGGCTCTTCCTCGACCGCCTCAGCGGTCATTCCGCGATCTACTTTGCTCCCGACGACGGGTTGTCCTACCCGGACGCCGCCATTTTCTACCGCCGCAGTCGTTTCTCCGTCATCGAGAGTGGCGAGTACTGGCTCAGCCCCACACCGGACGTGCCGAACAGCAGTGGGTTTGCCAAGCCTCAGCTGCCGCGCTTGGTGGTGTGGGCGCGTCTCAAAGACAACGCCGGTGACCGTGAACTGTATTTCGCGACCACGCACTTCGACAACAACACGCCGAGCCAGGCCATGAGCGCGCCCTTGGTGAAGGAGCGCACGAAGCCCTTCGTCGGTACGCTGCCGGTCATGCTCGTGGGGGACTTCAACTCGAAACCTGCCGTGGAGGCCTTCCAGACGCTCACGACGGACGCCGGGGACGGCTTCGCCTTCGCCGATACTCAGCCCTTGGCAGAAAGCTGGAGCACTATCAGCAATCAAGACCCCGCACCGAGCTACGATCTGGCCGATCGCATCGACCACATCTTCGTCGCCGGGGACCAGACGACCTGGAGCGTCAGTCGCTGGCAAGCCGATCTGACCGTCTATCCACCCAACGACCGCTATCCCTCGGACCACTTCCCGATCGTCGCGGAACTGGACTACGCCAAGCGTTGA
- a CDS encoding MFS transporter, whose protein sequence is MANDSSSLRHSVRDGAAHAVMLGAGEAYLIPFAVMVGVQHFWIGILASAPLLLGGIAQIFTAGLLDRAKSRRSLAVVPAALQGVAYLPLAALALASPEQATLPLLALAALYHTAAGVVVPAWNSWIAELVPPQRRGEFFGRRNRVRTAVEFGSVFLAGGGLALARHLGAEGSGFAIVFVVAALARLLSAREIHSMHEPPYHPPATDQTFTFRAFLWRSPRGNFGRFTLYVAVFLGATHVASPFFTPFMLEDLGFGYVEFTLCSAAFIAAQAAMMQSWGRVGDRFGNRRILALTGLTLPVVPMLWLFASNVWFVIALQVIAGLLWSGFHLSVANFLFDAVTPQKRARCVAYYNATTSAGLFLGASCGGLLATLLPSNAGLAAWGLPLGSPLQLVFVASGVLRLLASLALIPLVREVREVESGNLGDVIIHIVGQSPLRGARLAVFGGTHPSETDKPPEVR, encoded by the coding sequence ATGGCCAACGACTCCAGCAGCCTGCGCCACTCCGTGCGAGATGGCGCTGCGCACGCCGTGATGTTGGGCGCCGGCGAGGCCTATTTGATCCCCTTCGCAGTCATGGTTGGGGTGCAGCACTTCTGGATCGGGATCCTGGCCTCCGCACCGCTGCTCCTCGGGGGCATCGCTCAGATCTTCACTGCGGGGCTCCTGGACCGCGCCAAATCTCGCCGTAGTCTCGCGGTCGTTCCGGCAGCGCTCCAGGGCGTGGCCTACCTGCCCCTGGCTGCGCTCGCCCTGGCATCGCCGGAGCAGGCCACTCTACCGCTGCTGGCCCTAGCCGCCCTGTACCACACGGCTGCTGGCGTGGTGGTGCCCGCGTGGAACTCGTGGATTGCCGAGCTGGTACCTCCGCAACGGCGCGGGGAGTTTTTCGGGCGCCGCAATCGCGTGCGCACCGCCGTTGAGTTCGGCAGTGTCTTCCTGGCGGGGGGCGGACTCGCGCTTGCGCGGCATCTGGGTGCCGAGGGCAGCGGTTTCGCGATCGTATTCGTGGTTGCAGCGTTGGCCCGTCTACTGAGCGCGCGCGAGATCCACTCGATGCACGAACCCCCGTATCACCCCCCAGCGACAGACCAGACTTTCACCTTTCGAGCTTTCCTGTGGCGGTCGCCCCGCGGCAATTTCGGGCGCTTCACCCTCTACGTCGCCGTATTCCTCGGCGCCACGCACGTGGCCAGTCCCTTCTTTACTCCCTTCATGCTCGAGGATCTGGGCTTTGGGTATGTGGAGTTCACGCTGTGCTCGGCCGCGTTCATCGCTGCTCAAGCAGCGATGATGCAATCCTGGGGGCGTGTAGGAGATCGTTTCGGCAATCGGCGCATCTTGGCGCTCACGGGCCTGACACTCCCGGTGGTGCCGATGCTGTGGTTGTTCGCATCGAACGTGTGGTTCGTGATCGCGCTACAAGTGATCGCGGGGTTGCTGTGGTCGGGGTTTCACCTATCGGTCGCGAACTTCTTGTTCGATGCGGTGACACCGCAAAAGCGTGCCCGCTGCGTTGCGTACTACAACGCCACGACCAGCGCCGGCCTGTTCCTCGGCGCCAGTTGTGGCGGGCTCTTGGCGACTCTGCTGCCGAGCAACGCGGGCCTGGCCGCGTGGGGGCTCCCGCTTGGCTCTCCGCTACAACTGGTGTTCGTCGCCAGCGGGGTGCTGCGTCTGCTTGCGTCGCTGGCGCTAATCCCGCTGGTGCGAGAAGTGCGGGAGGTGGAGTCAGGGAACCTGGGCGACGTCATCATCCACATCGTCGGTCAGTCCCCGCTCAGGGGCGCCCGTCTGGCAGTCTTCGGTGGCACGCACCCTTCCGAGACAGACAAGCCGCCGGAAGTCCGGTGA